The Cinclus cinclus chromosome 28, bCinCin1.1, whole genome shotgun sequence genome window below encodes:
- the SH3GL1 gene encoding endophilin-A2 isoform X1, producing MSVAGLKKQFYKATQLVSEKVGGAEGTKLDDDFKEMEKKVDVTSKAVTEVLTRTIEYLQPNPASRAKLTMLNTMSKIRGQVKNPGYPQSEGLLGECMIRYGKELGEDSNFGDALLDAGESMKRLAEVKDSLDIEVKQNFIDPLQNLCDKDLKEIQHHLKKLEGRRLDFDYKKKRQGKIPDEELRQAMEKFQESKDVAETSMHNLLETDIEQVSQLSALVDAQLDYHRQAVQILDELAEKLKRRMREASSRPKREYKPKPRETYDFRETDQSNGGFPCNPTPKVSASTSFRSDKPSRASVRSIPPLDQPCCKALYDFEPENDGELGFKEGDIITLTNQIDENWYEGMIHGQSGFFPLNYVEVLVPLPQ from the exons ATGTCGGTGGCGGGGCTGAAGAAGCAGTTCTACAAAGCGACCCAG CTGGTCAGCGAGAAGGTCGGAGGGGCCGAAGGGACCAAGTTAGATGATGACTTCAAGGAGATGGAAAAG AAAGTGGACGTGACCAGCAAAGCTGTCACAGAAGTACTGACCAGAACCATAGAGTACCTCCAGCCCAACCCAG CTTCCAGAGCCAAGCTCACCATGCTGAACACCATGTCCAAGATCCGAGGGCAGGTGAAGAACCCTGGGTACCCCCAGTCCGAGGGGCTGCTGGGGGAGTGCATGATCCGCtatgggaaggagctgggagaggattCCAACTTTG gggaCGCACTCCTCGATGCTGGTGAGTCCATGAAGCGCCTGGCAGAGGTGAAGGATTCTCTGGACATTGAAGTCAAACAAAACTTCATTGATCCCCTGCAGAACCTGTGTGACAAAGACCTGAAAGAGATCCAG CACCATCTCAAGAAGCTGGAAGGGAGGCGCCTGGACTTTGACTACAAGAAGAAGCGACAGGGCAAGATCCCCGACGAGGAGCTCCGGCAGGCCATGGAGAAGTTTCAGGAATCCAAGGACGTGGCAGAGACCAGCATGCACAACCTCCTGGAGACAGAT ATCGAGCAGGTGAGCCAGCTGTCAGCCCTGGTGGATGCACAGCTGGATTACCACAGGCAGGCCGTGCAGATCCTGGACGAGCTCGCCGAGAAGCTCAAGCGCAG GATGAGGGAGGCCTCCTCACGTCCCAAACGGGAATACAAACCCAAGCCCAGGGAGACCTACGACTTCAGGGAGACTGACCAGTCCAACGGGGGCTTCCCCTGCAACCCCACCCCCAAAGTCTCAG CTTCCACCTCTTTCCGGTCGGACAAGCCGTCCCGGGCCTCCGTCAGGAGTATCC cccccctggaccagccctgctgcaaagcCCTCTACGACTTCGAGCCCGAGAACGACGGCGAGCTGGGCTTCAAGGAGGGCGACATCATCACCCTGACGAACCAGATCGACGAGAACTGGTACGAGGGGATGATCCACGGCCAGTCCGGCTTCTTCCCGCTCAACTACGTGGAAGTGCTGGTCCCGCTACCTCAGTGA
- the SH3GL1 gene encoding endophilin-A2 isoform X2: protein MSVAGLKKQFYKATQLVSEKVGGAEGTKLDDDFKEMEKKVDVTSKAVTEVLTRTIEYLQPNPASRAKLTMLNTMSKIRGQVKNPGYPQSEGLLGECMIRYGKELGEDSNFGDALLDAGESMKRLAEVKDSLDIEVKQNFIDPLQNLCDKDLKEIQHHLKKLEGRRLDFDYKKKRQGKIPDEELRQAMEKFQESKDVAETSMHNLLETDIEQVSQLSALVDAQLDYHRQAVQILDELAEKLKRRMREASSRPKREYKPKPRETYDFRETDQSNGGFPCNPTPKVSAASTSFRSDKPSRASVRSIPPLDQPCCKALYDFEPENDGELGFKEGDIITLTNQIDENWYEGMIHGQSGFFPLNYVEVLVPLPQ from the exons ATGTCGGTGGCGGGGCTGAAGAAGCAGTTCTACAAAGCGACCCAG CTGGTCAGCGAGAAGGTCGGAGGGGCCGAAGGGACCAAGTTAGATGATGACTTCAAGGAGATGGAAAAG AAAGTGGACGTGACCAGCAAAGCTGTCACAGAAGTACTGACCAGAACCATAGAGTACCTCCAGCCCAACCCAG CTTCCAGAGCCAAGCTCACCATGCTGAACACCATGTCCAAGATCCGAGGGCAGGTGAAGAACCCTGGGTACCCCCAGTCCGAGGGGCTGCTGGGGGAGTGCATGATCCGCtatgggaaggagctgggagaggattCCAACTTTG gggaCGCACTCCTCGATGCTGGTGAGTCCATGAAGCGCCTGGCAGAGGTGAAGGATTCTCTGGACATTGAAGTCAAACAAAACTTCATTGATCCCCTGCAGAACCTGTGTGACAAAGACCTGAAAGAGATCCAG CACCATCTCAAGAAGCTGGAAGGGAGGCGCCTGGACTTTGACTACAAGAAGAAGCGACAGGGCAAGATCCCCGACGAGGAGCTCCGGCAGGCCATGGAGAAGTTTCAGGAATCCAAGGACGTGGCAGAGACCAGCATGCACAACCTCCTGGAGACAGAT ATCGAGCAGGTGAGCCAGCTGTCAGCCCTGGTGGATGCACAGCTGGATTACCACAGGCAGGCCGTGCAGATCCTGGACGAGCTCGCCGAGAAGCTCAAGCGCAG GATGAGGGAGGCCTCCTCACGTCCCAAACGGGAATACAAACCCAAGCCCAGGGAGACCTACGACTTCAGGGAGACTGACCAGTCCAACGGGGGCTTCCCCTGCAACCCCACCCCCAAAGTCTCAG CAGCTTCCACCTCTTTCCGGTCGGACAAGCCGTCCCGGGCCTCCGTCAGGAGTATCC cccccctggaccagccctgctgcaaagcCCTCTACGACTTCGAGCCCGAGAACGACGGCGAGCTGGGCTTCAAGGAGGGCGACATCATCACCCTGACGAACCAGATCGACGAGAACTGGTACGAGGGGATGATCCACGGCCAGTCCGGCTTCTTCCCGCTCAACTACGTGGAAGTGCTGGTCCCGCTACCTCAGTGA